Proteins encoded in a region of the Euleptes europaea isolate rEulEur1 chromosome 3, rEulEur1.hap1, whole genome shotgun sequence genome:
- the AMIGO2 gene encoding amphoterin-induced protein 2 gives MSSVWHTISALGRVLKVNCKKLVCLLVFTITVRHSASGMCPTPCICASDIVSCAGKNLSRVPSTLFRHIKRLDLSHNRIGGLDHDWMPVLLEKLNTLIVSHNSISSISPGSFSVTPNVKNLDLSSNNLRSLGSPVFQELRMLEVLLLYNNYIAQVDSAAFGGIYKLQKLYLSYNLLKKFPIELYVGKYKLSELELLDISYNRIKTIPIHYINLVPARLLSGIFLHGNPFYCDCTLYSLLSFWYLRHFSSMEDFKTEYTCVLQSDTRGSNTLPLLHDNYLNCSESIINGSFHAFGFIHEAQVGERLIVHCDTKINDAGTYFIWISPDNQFLEPDKTTEHFRVFRNGSLEIDEAQYEDAGLYSCIAINKRRLLNETIEVRINVSNFTVDRSHSHETFNTAFTTLAACVASIILVLLYLYLTPCPCRCKAKRKKRKLTESNAHPSILTSNPSHELPADEKKASSGKRVVFLEPVKEPKPGQNGKVRMFPNDNVIAESILKPPRTKSDSDSMNSVFSDTPFMPSS, from the coding sequence ATGTCTTCAGTGTGGCATACAATTTCAGCTCTAGGTAGAGTTCTTAAGGTGAACTGCAAGAAACTGGTATGCCTCTTGGTCTTCACCATAACTGTACGTCACAGTGCCTCTGGAATGTGCCCTACACCTTGCATCTGTGCTAGTGACATTGTGAGCTGCGCTGGCAAGAATCTTTCAAGGGTACCGTCAACACTGTTCAGGCATATAAAAAGGCTGGATCTCAGTCACAACCGAATTGGGGGTTTGGATCATGACTGGATGCCCGTACTACTAGAGAAACTGAACACCCTTATCGTCAGTCATAATAGTATTAGCAGTATATCCCCTGGAAGCTTTTCTGTAACTCCAAATGTCAAGAACTTAGACTTGTCCTCAAACAATCTGAGATCACTGGGGAGCCCTGTCTTTCAGGAACTGAGGATGCTGGAAGTTCTCCTGCTTTACAATAACTATATTGCACAAGTTGATTCTGCAGCCTTTGGAGGAATATACAAATTGCAAAAGCTGTATTTGAGTTACAATTTGCTCAAAAAGTTCCCAATAGAATTGTACGTTGGGAAATACAAACTCTCAGAACTTGAACTGTTAGACATTTCTTATAATCGTATCAAGACAATACCCATTCACTACATAAATTTAGTGCCAGCCAGACTTCTTAGTGGAATTTTTCTTCATGGGAATCCATTTTACTGTGACTGTACTCTTTACTCATTGCTAAGCTTTTGGTATCTTAGACACTTCAGTTCCATGGAGGATTTCAAGACTGAGTACACTTGCGTGTTGCAGTCGGATACCAGAGGCTCTAATACTCTGCCTTTATTGCACGACAACTATTTGAATTGCTCTGAAAGTATTATTAATGGCTCTTTCCATGCATTTGGGTTTATTCATGAAGCCCAAGTAGGCGAGAGGCTGATTGTACACTGTGACACTAAAATCAATGATGCAGGGACATACTTCATTTGGATCAGCCCAGACAATCAGTTTCTGGAGCCAGACAAGACAACCGAACATTTCAGAGTGTTTCGCAATGGGAGTTTGGAAATAGACGAGGCCCAGTACGAAGATGCTGGACTTTATTCCTGCATTGCAATAAACAAGAGAAGATTATTGAATGAAACTATCGAGGTGAGGATAAATGTCAGCAATTTCACAGTGGACCGGTCTCACTCTCATGAAACTTTCAATACTGCTTTCACCACCCTTGCTGCATGTGTCGCCAGTATTATCTTGGTACTTCTGTACCTCTACCTGACTCCATGCCCTTGTCGGtgtaaggcaaagagaaagaaaaggaagttgACCGAAAGTAATGCTCACCCATCCATACTGACCTCCAATCCTTCACATGAACTTCCAGCGGATGAAAAGAAAGCCAGCAGCGGTAAAAGGGTGGTGTTCCTTGAACCTGTGAAAGAGCCGAAGCCAGGACAGAATGGGAAAGTAAGGATGTTCCCCAATGATAATGTCATTGCAGAAAGTATCTTAAAACCCCCTCGAACAAAGTCGGACTCCGATTCTATGAACTCTGTGTTCTCAGACACACCATTCATGCCATCTTCTTAG